DNA from Acidimicrobiia bacterium:
CGCCGTTCCGGCGCGGTCACCAGTGATCCCGCGTGAGACGCGCTCAGAATCGGTGGCGCGCGTCGTCTGCATCGACATGAAGCTCACCGTTCAGACGTTCCTGACCCTCGACGGCGTGATGCAGGCCCCGGGCGGACCCGAGGAGGATCCGAGCGGGGCGTTCGTGCACGGCGGTTGGCAGGCCCCGTTCGCGGACCCGGCCGTCGGCGAGTTCGTCACCGAGCTCAACGGGCACGCGAGCGCGTTCTTGTTGGGTCGCCGGACGTTCGAGATCTTCCGCGGCTACTGGCCCGATCAGACCGACCCCGCCAATCCGATCGCCAGCGCGATCAACTCGCGGCCCAAGTACGTCGTGTCGCACTCGCTCGGCGAGGCCGACGCGACGTGGCGCGGCGAGCACCCCGACACGGCGCGCCTCGTGACGGGCGACATCGTCGCAGCGGTGCGCGCGCTGAAGGACGAACCCGGCGACGAGCTGCAGATCTGGGGAAGCGGCAACCTGCTCCGCACGCTGTTGCAGCACGAGCTCGTCGACCGCTTTCGGTTGATGACGTTCCCGCTCGTGCTCGGCTCGGGTCGCCGCTTGTTCGACGAGGGCGTCCGCCCGGCGACGATGCGTCCCGTCGACGTCACCGTCACCGAGCTCGGAATCGTCCTCGGCACGTACGAACCAGCCGGCCCGGTTCGCCACGGCGAGATGTGACGGAGCCGTCGACCACAAAGGTCAGGTCGTCGGACGCTGATCCGCGTCGCGTTCGGCGCGCGTCGCGCGCTCGGCGGCGTGCGCCTCTTCGGCGAGTTGCTTGATCACTCGTAACCGGCGATCCCAACGCTTGGCGACCTCGGACAGCGCTCCGGTCGCTTCGGCGAGACGTTGTTCGCGGACCTCGTAGCGAACCTCGCGCCCTTGGCGGTGTCCGTCGACGAGGCCGACGCGCTGCAGCAGCGCGAGATGCTTCGAGATCGCTTGCCGACTGACGGGCATCTCCGTCGTGAGCGTCGTCGCGGTGGCCTGACCGCGCGCGACGAGCAGATCCAGCAGCTTGCGGCGCGTCGGATCCGCCACCGCCTCCCAGAGATCGTCGTCGTCGGATGCATTGGTCATGGCGATGCGCGTCCGGCGGCGAACAGGTCGCGCAGGCGGTCTCCCTGGACCTGCCAACCGTGTCGGTGCTCTTCGAAGAACTTCCGCTTGTCGTCCTCGGTCATGTCCATCTGGTCGAGGCCGCTCTCGACGACGCGCAGTCGTGTGCGTTCGTCGCCGTCCGCGACGAGTGTGAACGTCACGAGCGTCGAGTTCGTCTCCGTCGCGCGCTCACCGGGCGGATACACCCAGCGGTACGAGAAGCGGTGCGGACGATCGGCGGTGACGACCGTGATGCCGACGACGTTGGGCGCGTCGCTGTCGGCCCGGAACGTGAGCGACCCGACGGCGCCCGGTCGCGCCTCGACGTCGGCGACGTCCGCGAACCACGTGCGGATCAGGTCCGGTTCGGTGATCGTGCGCCACACCACCTCGACGGGCGCGTCGATCTCGATCTCACGTTCGATCGTGTAGTCGCTCATCGGACCAGTCTCCTTCGCGGTCGGGTTCGGCGCCGTCCGGCAGTGCTCGCTGCCAGTCGGCGCCGAACCCGACGCGTCGTGCGAGGAGGCGGCGTCGGGATCAAGCCGACGGGTCGCGGGGCTGGTTCGGCCGGCCCTCGCCGGTCTCGAGGAACTGGTGCAGGCTCGGCATGAAGTGGTTCCAGCCGGCGCGGCACTGGTCGAAGCACTCGAGCGCGGGGCGCAACCCGACGTGGCGGAACTCGACCGCGCTCGTGCCGTCGTCGTTCTGTCGCGCCGAGAACGAGGGCTTGGTGCCGATCCAGTCGTCGAGCACGCACTCGGTGACGGTCCACGTGACGGCGTCGGTTCCTGGCGCGTGCTCGATCGTGAAGCCGGCGAGCAGCGCGCCGTTGTCCATGAAGAGGCGCACGTCGTCGCCGTCACGCTCGGACCGTGTCGCGGCGGTCCACCAACCGCGGATCAGCGCGTCGTCGGTCACCGCCGCGATGACCTGGGGCAGCGAGGCGTGCACCGTCATCGCGTAGGCGTAGTCGTCGGAAGCTGCGGTGAGCGGAGCGGGGGAACCTGAGCGGGTGGCCATGATCGTCTCCTTGTCTCGTGGTCTCGTGCCGCCGGGCTCGTCCCGACGCGCAACCGATAGTTGCACATCCCGGCCGGACGCGCAACCCCTAGTTGCGTGTTTTTGGGTCCCGCGCTCGCTCGGTGCGATGTTTGAGCCCGCCCGAAGACGAACACGCTGGTCACACGGCGTCGACGGGGGGTCATCGGGGGGTGCGCGGGATGCGGACGGGCAGGGCGGGACGGACCATCATCGCCACGGGCGCCGCCGTGCTCCTCGCCCTGACGGCGGTCGCCTGCACGCCCGGGGGACCGCCGCCACCGCCGTTCACCGCCGTGGGCAGCGCCGAGCAGGTGTACGTCACCGGTCTCGCGCCGAACGCGCAGATGTCGCTCCTCACGCCGACCGGGGCGACGCTGTCCACGCAGAACGCCGATTCGCTCGGCGGCTTGCTCTTCCGCAACGTGCCGCCCGGCAGTGGCTACCGCGTGCGGCTGCAGCCGGGCGGGCCCGAGTCGGGTCCGCTGACCGTTCACTCGAACGCCGCCGCGCCGTGGGATCCCGGCATCTACAACCAGTCGATCCCCGACAACGGCTACACGTACCTCACGACGCGCGACGGCACGAAGCTCGCGATCGACGTCCACCCGCCGACGAGCCCCGCGGGTGAGCCCGGCCTTCCGTCGTCGATCCACCTTCCGAACCTGCCGGCCAGCACGAGCTACGCGCCGCCGTACCCGACGCTGATCGAGTACTCGGGCTACGGCTACGCGGACCCGGCCGGGCCGGTGAACGGCATCGCGGTCCTCGCGAACCTCATGGGGTTCGCGGTCGTCGACGTGAACATGCGCGGGACCGGTTGCTCGGGCGGCGCGTTCGACTTCTTCGAGCCGCTCCAGAACCTCGACGGCTACGACGTGATCGAGACGATCGCGCACCAGCCGTGGGTGCTCGGCAACAAGGTCGGCATGATCGGCATCTCCTACGGCGGCATCAGCCAGCTCTTCACCGCCCAGCTCCAGCCGCCGCATCTCGAAGCGATCGCGCCGCTGTCGGTGCTCGACGCGACCGCGACGACGCTCTACCCGGGCGGGATCCTGAACACCGGGTTCGCGGTCGCGTGGGCGCAGCAACGCCAGCAGGAAGCACAGCCCGCTCCCGCGCCCGGCACGCAGCCGTACGCGAGCCAGCAGATCCAGTCGGGTGACCAGACCTGCAAGGACAACCAGGTCCTGCACGGCGAGGCCGCGGACCTCATGAGCAAGATCCGCGCGAACAACTACTACAACCCGTCCGTCGCCGACCCGCTCGACCCGGTGACGTTCGTGAACAAGATCAACGTGCCGACGTTCCTCGCCTGCCAGTGGGAGGACGAGCAGACGGGCGGCCACTGCGCGGATCTCGCGCAGCACTTCACCGGCACGAACCAGAAGTGGTTCACGTTCACCAACGGCGCGCACATCGACTCACTCGATCCGTACACGTACGACCGCTGGTACGACTTCCTCCAGCTCTTCGTCGCGCACCAGGCGCCGATCGTGAACCAGGCCGCGACCAGAGCCGCGGCGCCGGTGATCTACCAGGCGGCGATGGGGCTTCCCCAGAGCGACGTCGTCACGTTGCCGCCCGATCCGATCCAGCTGCAGCCGACCTACCAGAGCGCGCTGTCCGCGTTCGAGGCGTTGCCCCCGGTTCGCATCCTGTTCGACAACGGCGCCGGGCACCTGGTGGGCGCGAGCTCGAACCCCGGCGACCCGTATCCGGCGTTCGAGCAGTCCTTCTCGGCGTTCCCGATCCCGGGCACGACCGCGCGCACGTGGTACTTCGGGCCCGGCGGCACGCTGAACGCGACGCCTCCGGTCCTCCCCGGCAGCGACACCTACACCTCCGACGTCACCGCGCTCCCGCCGAACGACTACTCGGGCAACACCGGATCGGGCGGCCTCTGGGGCAACGCGTCCCAGTGGCAGTGGAACTGGCAGCACAACCCGGCCGGCACCGCGGTGTCGTACACGTCCGCGCCACTCGCGACGGACACGTCCGTCATCGGGGGTGGTTCGGTCCAGGCGTGGGTGAAGTCGTCGACGCCCGACGTCGACCTCCAAGCGACCATCAGCGAGGTCCGGCCCGACGGCAGCGAGACGTTCGTGCAGAACGGTTGGATCCGCGCGAGCGAGCGCAAGCTCTCGACGACGTCGGACAACATCTTCAAGCAGCCGAGCACGCCGCTCGAGCCCATCCCGACGTTCCTGGCGTCCGACGCGCAGCCGATGCCGGCAGGACAGTTCGCCGCGGTGACGATCCCGCTCTACTTCGAAGGACACGTCTACCGCGCCGGCTCGCGGATCAAGGTCACGATCGCGGCACCGAACGGCACCCAGCCGATCTGGTCGTCCGACGAGACCAAGCCGCCGACGGGCACCGCGACCGAGTCGATCGCGTTCTCGACGGCCATGCCGTCGAACCTGACCCTCCCGGTCGTTCCGGGCGTGCTCGTCCCGTCCGCGTTGCCGGCCTGCCCGAGTCTGCGCAACGAGCCCTGCCGCCCGTAACGAATGGCGCGCGGCGCGCGGACGCCGACGACACGGGCTCGCGATCAGGAGCGGACGTCCACGCCGTGGAGGCGCGCGCCTTGGAGGCGAGAGCCGCGCCTATGAACGAGCAGCGCGCGGGCCTCGTCCTCCTCCATGCACTCGCCGACGGTCTCCATGCCGTGCGCGGCCATCAGGTGCGCCAGGGTGTCGGCGTCGGGACCATGTGCTCGCGGGCCTGCGTCTGCGGGCGTGCCGATCGCTCGCGCGAACGCCAGGAACGAGTCGTCCGCGTGAACCATGAGGACGCGCGCGGGGCCGTCGAGCACCCGGAAGGTGTGCGGGGCGCCGCGCGGGAACGGCACCCAGTCGCCTGCAGTGACGACGTCGACGTCGTCACCGCACCGGACGACCATGCAGCCGTCCAACATGAAGAAGCTGTCGTCGAGATCGTGGTGGACGTGCAGCGGCGGCGACGCCCCCTCGGGCAACGTCGCGAGCGCGACGACCGGGCGAGCGTCCCGGTCCGACAGCTCCTCGACGAACACGTCGAGGAACCACCACGGACGACGGCTGCCGCGCCCGGTCAGGCCGCGGTTCACGACCGCTCCGGGACGGGTTGGAACATGTAGCGCGCGATCTTCCACGCGTCCGTCCCGCGCCGCAGCACGAACAGCTCGCGGTAGCGACCGGGCACGAGGTCGCCTGTCGCGCGGACGGTGTTCGTCCCGACGGTGTGCGAGCGAACCGTCGCGGTGTCGCCCCAGACGGCGACGTCGTCGAACGTGAACGTGAAGTCCATCGCGACCGCGTCCAGCGCGGCGCGATAGACGTCCGTGAGCGCGGCCCGCCCGACCGCGACGTCGAGGTCGGGCGCCATGACGGCGGCGTCCTCGGTGAACAGGTCGACGATGCTTGCGACATCGTCGGCGCGCATGCGGTCGGCGTACGCCTCGATGACGCGACGGACGGCCGTTGCTTCGTCGTCGGTCGCCACACGTGCGGTCGCCTGCTCGGACTGGATCATCCTGTTGACCTCCTGGACCGGTGTCCGCGGCCAGGGTGTGACGCCAGCCGGGCGTCGCACATCGGCAGGACCACGTAGGCGTGCGGAGCGGTCTACGTAGTGAGGTCGCGTGAGTCGCTACGAGTTGCGCCGGCGGGCGGGCGACGCGCTCGCGACCGCCAGCTCGGTGCGGCTCCGCGCACCGGTCTTGCGCAGCAGGCTCTCGACGTGCTTCTCGACCGTGCGCGGCGAGACGCGCAGCTCGGCCGCGATCTCCTTGTTCGCGAGCCCTTCGATGACGAGACGCAGCACGTCCGCCTCGCGCGCGGTGATGCCGTTGCCGGCCCACGGGTTCGCTCGCGTGCTCGCGAGCAGCTCGCGACAACGCTGGGCCGGCCACGGCAGCCCGCGCTCGGCGAAGTGCGCGGCTGCCGCGGTCAGCCAGCGCTCGGGATCGCCCCAGCCGTCGGCGAGCGCCGCTTCGGCGGCGAGCAGGCGAGCCAGCTCGGCCCAGGCCTCGCAGTTGCGGAACGCTCGATCGGCGTCGGCGACCAGCTCGTCGGCTCGGCGCCCTTGCCCGGCCCGCCCCGCGAGGATCGCCTCCGCGTACGCGATGAGCCCGCGGTTCAGGTGGAACGCGGCGACACCGAGCCGGCGCGCCTCGTCGATCGCGGGCTGGGCACGCCGATCGCCGACCGACGCCAGCAGCACCGGCCACAGCGCGCGGATCGCGGCGGGCTCGGCGTGGGGGAGACGTGCGAGGACGCCCATGCCCCGCCCGAACAGCGCGAGCGCCTCCTCCGTGTCACCGCGGAGCAGCGCGACCGTGCCCCGGGCTCCGGAGCCGAACCCTTCGAGCATCCGGTCCTCCGGCGCAGCGCTCGTCATCAACGTGACGTAGCGCTCGGTCTCCGCGACGTCGGCGCGCATGCTCGCGCTGCCCGCGAGCATCGCGAGCGCCTTCGAACGGACGATGTCCAACGCGAGCCGCTCGGCGATCGCGATCGCGGCGCGCGCGTGGTCGTCGCACGCGTCGAGATCCCACCGGCAGGTGAACGCGGCGGCGAGCTGGAGGTCGAGGACGGCGGCGGTGCTGAGCGCACCCATCTGCTCGGCGGCGCGCCGCGCGTCCGAGAGACGCGCGATGCCGGCGTGGTCGAAGAGGTCGATCGTGCCGAGCTCGTGGAGCGCGCGCAGCCGCCAGACGGGCAGGTTCGCGGCCTCCGCGGTCGCGAGCGCGCGCTCGAACGCGTCACGCGCGGCGACGAGATCGTCGAACCGGTGGCTGCGCCCGACGATCTCGAGCGCGTGGCACCGGACGTCCGCACTCACGTCGCGCGCGCCGAGAGCGTCCTCGGCGAGCCGTCGCGCGGCGTCGAGGTCGTCCGCGGCGAACGCGATCTCGGCCTCGAGGACGTCGATGCGCGGCCGCACCGCGGGCGCAGGCCGGTCCCGGCACAGCGCGCGAGCCGCGTCGAGCTGGTTGCGCGCGGTCGGCCAGCGCGATGCGGCGACCGCGGCCTGCGCGAGACGGAGGTACACCTCGACGCGCGTCGGCTCGGTCTCCGGATCGTCACGCAGACGCGCGATGAGCTGGCCGCCCGCCGCGGACGCCTCGTCGGCCCGTCCCGCGAGCGCGAGCGCCTCCACGAGCAGCACCTCGCTCCGCGTCGCCTGGGTCTCGCGCTGCAGCTCGACCGCACGCCGCAGCGCGTCGATCGCGGTGGCGAGCGCACCCCAGTCGAGCGCCTCGCGCCCCGTCTCTGCGAGCAGCGCGCCTGCCCGCGGCCGGTCGCCGGCCCGCTCGGCGAGGTCCGCGGCGACCTCGCGCCAGGAGCCGTCGAGCGCGGGATGGGCCGTGTCGACGGCGGCCAACGCGGCCGCCGCGACCGCGCGGTGGGCCGGTGGGAGCATCCCGTCCAGCACGGCCTCACGGGTCAGCGCGTGCCGGAAGCGGTACGACAGCCCGTCGGAGGTCAGGAGCAAGCGGTCGTGTGCGCGCGCGAGCGCGTCGCACACCGTGTCGACGGACGCGCCCGTCACTGCGGGCAGCAGCTCCCAGTCGAAGTCGCGACCCAGCACCGCTGCCGCCTCCACGACCGCGCGCGCGTCGGGCGTGAGGTCGGCCAGGCGCTCGCGCACCGTCTCCGCGAACGACTGTGGCAGACCGGGCGACGCGAGCAGCTCCTCGACGAGGAGGGGAACGCCCTCGGCCGTGCGCTGCACGTGCGTGATCACCTCGTGCGGCGCATCGGGGACGCACGCGGCCGCCATCGCGGCCATCGCCTGGGCGTCGAGGCGCTCCAACGCGAGATGCACGACGCCAGCGCGGCCGCGCAGGCGTCGGAGGAGCTCGAGCGCGGGTGACTCCGGCGCGTCGCGCAAGGTCATCGCGCACAGCACCCGTTCCGAGGTGAGGTTGTCGGCGAGGTACTCCAGCACCGCGACCGTGTCGCGGTCGGCCCAGTGCAGGTCCTCCAGCACGACGACGAGCCCGTCGGGCGCGACCCGTCGCAGGAGCTGGACGAGCGCTTCGCCCCGGATCGCGGGTGACGTCGCGGTCGCGGTCTCCGTCTCCGCGACACCGGGCAGCAGCGCGCCGAGCGCGCCACGCCACGGCGCGAAGCGCTCGTCGTCGGGCAGGTCGCGGTCGCGCAGCAGCTGCAGCAGCGCCTCGGTCAGCGGCCGGTACGGCACGCTCGTGGACGACGGCACCGCGCGACCGCACACCGTCGGGACGCCGTGCGCGGCGGCCCGCGCCGTCAGCTCGCGCACGAGACGCGACTTGCCGATCCCCGGCTCACCGCTGAGGACGACACACCCGCCCCGGCCGTCGAGCGCGCCGGTCAGCGACGCGTCGAGCCGTGACAGCTCGGCGTCCCGGCCGACGAGCGTCGGGCACAGCACCTGCACCGGGACAGTCTGCCGCCTGCCGGACGGCAACCGACACGGTCACGACACCGCTGCGACACTGCTCCGACGCTGCTACGTCGCTACGGGACCCGCGACCACCGGCAACGACGTCAGGCCGCGCAGCACGAGCCCGTCGCCGTGCCCCCAGTGGAGCCGCTCGACGGGCACCGCGAGTCGCAGGTCGGGGAAGCGCCGGAACAGCTCGCCCAAGGCGATCTCGCCCTCCATCCGGGCGAGCGGCGCGCCGAGGCAGAAGTGGATCCCGTGGCCGAAGCCGAGGTGTCGACCGTTCGAACGTGTGATGTCGAAGTCGTCGGGCCGCGCGTAGTGCGACGGGTCGCGGTTGGCGGACGCCAGGTTGACGACGATCTGCGCGCCGGCGGGGATCACGACGCCACCGAGCTCGATGTCCTCACGCGCGTACCGGAACGTCGCGTGCGGTACGGGCGCGTCGTACCGGATCACCTCCTCGACCACGTTCGCGACCAGTGACGGATCGCGGCGGAGTCGAGCGAGCTGGTCCGGATGCGTCAACAGCGCGACGACCGCGTTGCCGATCAGGCTGGCCGTCGTGTCGTGGCCGGCGACGATCAGCTGGAAGATCGTCGACAGGAGCTCCTGCTCGCTCAACCGGTCCTCACCGTCGCGCGCGCCGATCAACGCGCTCACGAGCGCGTCGTCCGGCTCTCGTCGCTTGCGCGCGACGAGCTCGACCAGGGTGGCGACGACGTCGTCGGAAGCGAGCTTCGCGGCCGCGAGCTCCTCGGGTGTGCGCGTCGGCACGAGCATGTCGCGCAGCGAGCGGCCGAACGGTGCGCGCCACGCTTCCGGCACGCCGAGCAGCGCGCAGATCACGGTGAACGGCAGCGGGAACGCGAACGACGGCACGAGGTCGACGACCGCGTCGGGACCGCGGGCGACGATCGCGTCGAGCATCGTCCCGACGATCGCTTCGACATCGGCGCGGAGCGCTTCGACCCGTCGCATCGAGAAGGCACCCGCGACGAGGCGGCGGAGGCGGGTGTGGTCCGGGGGATCGACGGCGAGCATGTGGCGCGCGAACGCGGGCCCCGGCAGGCCTTCCGCGACGACGCCGCCCGACGACGCGAG
Protein-coding regions in this window:
- a CDS encoding dihydrofolate reductase family protein; this encodes MKLTVQTFLTLDGVMQAPGGPEEDPSGAFVHGGWQAPFADPAVGEFVTELNGHASAFLLGRRTFEIFRGYWPDQTDPANPIASAINSRPKYVVSHSLGEADATWRGEHPDTARLVTGDIVAAVRALKDEPGDELQIWGSGNLLRTLLQHELVDRFRLMTFPLVLGSGRRLFDEGVRPATMRPVDVTVTELGIVLGTYEPAGPVRHGEM
- a CDS encoding metalloregulator ArsR/SmtB family transcription factor; translation: MTNASDDDDLWEAVADPTRRKLLDLLVARGQATATTLTTEMPVSRQAISKHLALLQRVGLVDGHRQGREVRYEVREQRLAEATGALSEVAKRWDRRLRVIKQLAEEAHAAERATRAERDADQRPTT
- a CDS encoding SRPBCC domain-containing protein — translated: MSDYTIEREIEIDAPVEVVWRTITEPDLIRTWFADVADVEARPGAVGSLTFRADSDAPNVVGITVVTADRPHRFSYRWVYPPGERATETNSTLVTFTLVADGDERTRLRVVESGLDQMDMTEDDKRKFFEEHRHGWQVQGDRLRDLFAAGRASP
- a CDS encoding CocE/NonD family hydrolase, whose translation is MRTGRAGRTIIATGAAVLLALTAVACTPGGPPPPPFTAVGSAEQVYVTGLAPNAQMSLLTPTGATLSTQNADSLGGLLFRNVPPGSGYRVRLQPGGPESGPLTVHSNAAAPWDPGIYNQSIPDNGYTYLTTRDGTKLAIDVHPPTSPAGEPGLPSSIHLPNLPASTSYAPPYPTLIEYSGYGYADPAGPVNGIAVLANLMGFAVVDVNMRGTGCSGGAFDFFEPLQNLDGYDVIETIAHQPWVLGNKVGMIGISYGGISQLFTAQLQPPHLEAIAPLSVLDATATTLYPGGILNTGFAVAWAQQRQQEAQPAPAPGTQPYASQQIQSGDQTCKDNQVLHGEAADLMSKIRANNYYNPSVADPLDPVTFVNKINVPTFLACQWEDEQTGGHCADLAQHFTGTNQKWFTFTNGAHIDSLDPYTYDRWYDFLQLFVAHQAPIVNQAATRAAAPVIYQAAMGLPQSDVVTLPPDPIQLQPTYQSALSAFEALPPVRILFDNGAGHLVGASSNPGDPYPAFEQSFSAFPIPGTTARTWYFGPGGTLNATPPVLPGSDTYTSDVTALPPNDYSGNTGSGGLWGNASQWQWNWQHNPAGTAVSYTSAPLATDTSVIGGGSVQAWVKSSTPDVDLQATISEVRPDGSETFVQNGWIRASERKLSTTSDNIFKQPSTPLEPIPTFLASDAQPMPAGQFAAVTIPLYFEGHVYRAGSRIKVTIAAPNGTQPIWSSDETKPPTGTATESIAFSTAMPSNLTLPVVPGVLVPSALPACPSLRNEPCRP
- a CDS encoding cupin domain-containing protein, translated to MNRGLTGRGSRRPWWFLDVFVEELSDRDARPVVALATLPEGASPPLHVHHDLDDSFFMLDGCMVVRCGDDVDVVTAGDWVPFPRGAPHTFRVLDGPARVLMVHADDSFLAFARAIGTPADAGPRAHGPDADTLAHLMAAHGMETVGECMEEDEARALLVHRRGSRLQGARLHGVDVRS
- a CDS encoding DUF4440 domain-containing protein — translated: MIQSEQATARVATDDEATAVRRVIEAYADRMRADDVASIVDLFTEDAAVMAPDLDVAVGRAALTDVYRAALDAVAMDFTFTFDDVAVWGDTATVRSHTVGTNTVRATGDLVPGRYRELFVLRRGTDAWKIARYMFQPVPERS
- a CDS encoding LuxR family transcriptional regulator, with the protein product MQVLCPTLVGRDAELSRLDASLTGALDGRGGCVVLSGEPGIGKSRLVRELTARAAAHGVPTVCGRAVPSSTSVPYRPLTEALLQLLRDRDLPDDERFAPWRGALGALLPGVAETETATATSPAIRGEALVQLLRRVAPDGLVVVLEDLHWADRDTVAVLEYLADNLTSERVLCAMTLRDAPESPALELLRRLRGRAGVVHLALERLDAQAMAAMAAACVPDAPHEVITHVQRTAEGVPLLVEELLASPGLPQSFAETVRERLADLTPDARAVVEAAAVLGRDFDWELLPAVTGASVDTVCDALARAHDRLLLTSDGLSYRFRHALTREAVLDGMLPPAHRAVAAAALAAVDTAHPALDGSWREVAADLAERAGDRPRAGALLAETGREALDWGALATAIDALRRAVELQRETQATRSEVLLVEALALAGRADEASAAGGQLIARLRDDPETEPTRVEVYLRLAQAAVAASRWPTARNQLDAARALCRDRPAPAVRPRIDVLEAEIAFAADDLDAARRLAEDALGARDVSADVRCHALEIVGRSHRFDDLVAARDAFERALATAEAANLPVWRLRALHELGTIDLFDHAGIARLSDARRAAEQMGALSTAAVLDLQLAAAFTCRWDLDACDDHARAAIAIAERLALDIVRSKALAMLAGSASMRADVAETERYVTLMTSAAPEDRMLEGFGSGARGTVALLRGDTEEALALFGRGMGVLARLPHAEPAAIRALWPVLLASVGDRRAQPAIDEARRLGVAAFHLNRGLIAYAEAILAGRAGQGRRADELVADADRAFRNCEAWAELARLLAAEAALADGWGDPERWLTAAAAHFAERGLPWPAQRCRELLASTRANPWAGNGITAREADVLRLVIEGLANKEIAAELRVSPRTVEKHVESLLRKTGARSRTELAVASASPARRRNS
- a CDS encoding cytochrome P450, whose amino-acid sequence is METIDRALAAWGDFDPDDPFPLFDEVRRRAPVHEVTLADGHDAWLVVRYAEAKAALNDPRISKDMHAALASSGGVVAEGLPGPAFARHMLAVDPPDHTRLRRLVAGAFSMRRVEALRADVEAIVGTMLDAIVARGPDAVVDLVPSFAFPLPFTVICALLGVPEAWRAPFGRSLRDMLVPTRTPEELAAAKLASDDVVATLVELVARKRREPDDALVSALIGARDGEDRLSEQELLSTIFQLIVAGHDTTASLIGNAVVALLTHPDQLARLRRDPSLVANVVEEVIRYDAPVPHATFRYAREDIELGGVVIPAGAQIVVNLASANRDPSHYARPDDFDITRSNGRHLGFGHGIHFCLGAPLARMEGEIALGELFRRFPDLRLAVPVERLHWGHGDGLVLRGLTSLPVVAGPVAT